The following proteins are encoded in a genomic region of Glycine soja cultivar W05 chromosome 17, ASM419377v2, whole genome shotgun sequence:
- the LOC114391488 gene encoding uncharacterized protein LOC114391488, which yields MVEGNCSAVIQRILPKKFKDPGSVTIPCFIGEVLVGKALLDLGASINLMPLSMCRRIKNLRVAPTKMNFQLTDRSIIRPYGVVEDALVKVRQFTFSVDFVIMDIEEDSDIPLILGRPFMLTAKYIVDMGNDNLEMSVED from the coding sequence ATGGTGGAAGGTAATTGCAGTGCTGTGATCCAGAGGATTCTACCAAAGAAGTTTAAAGACCCAGGGAGTGTGACCATCCCATGTTTTATTGGGGAGGTGTTAGTGGGTAAAGCTCTCCTTGATCTGGGGGCAAGCATCAATTTGATGCCTCTCTCTATGTGtcgaagaataaaaaatttgaggGTTGCTCCTactaaaatgaattttcaactaACAGACCGCTCCATTATCAGACCATATGGTGTAGTTGAAGATGCCCTGGTTAAAGTTCGTCAATTCACTTTTTCGGTGGACTTTGTGATAATGGACATAGAAGAGGATTCGGATATTCCCTTGATATTGGGCAGACCATTCATGCTTACTGCAAAATATATTGTGGACATGGGGAATGACAACTTAGAGATGAGTGTGGAGGACTAG